The sequence GGCTAAAAATATGGGAGCATTTTGGAGACAATTTCTTTCTTGAATATCAGACCCATAATACCATGCCACAGAAATTATTGAATGACAGAATATATAAAATGTCTAAAAAATATGGCATTCAAACGATTGTAGGACTGGACACTCATTACATAAATGAGGAGGATCGGATTAAAAGAGAAAATCTTCTTCAACGAAAAGGGCAACATTACGATGATGAAGAAGGCTGGTATATGGATTTTCCTATCGGCAAGGAGACATATAGGAGGTTAATTGAACAAGCAGTTTTGCCTTCAGAAGAAATTGTTTATGCGATGATGAATACCCATGTTTTCATTGACGGTTGCGAAGAACTAACATACAAGACAAATTTTAAAATACCAATTGCCCCAATGTACGAACAATATAATTATGATGAAAGAGTAAAAATTCTCAAGGATATTTTATATGAGAAATATGGCGAGGAAGATATAGATCATAGGACTAAAGATAGAGAAGAGGGCATGTTATATGAGCATGGAGAAATTGAGTCTAGTGGAACTACCGATTACTTTTTAACCAACTACGAGCTTGTAAAACTGGCCGTTAACAAATATGGTGGGCAGCTGACAACTACATCAAGAGGGAGTGCGAGTTCATATTATTCAAGCAAGTTGCTAGGGTTTACCACAATGGATAGATTCGAATCTGAAGTTCCGATATATCCAGAACGTTTTATTACAAAAGATAGGATATTATCTTCCCATCAAATGCCAGATATAGACTTTAATGTTTCAAATCAGGAACCTTTTGTTTTTGCTGGGAGAGAACTGGTGGGAGAACATGGTTGCTATCCCCTGTTGGCAGTCGGTAAATTGGGTGAAAAGTCGGGTTTTAAGCTATATGCAGATATAAAAGGACTTGAACCCAGTGTGGCAAATGAGATCACTTCTTCTATTGACCAGTACAACGAGGCTCTGAAACAGGTAGATGACGAAGAAGATAAAAAAGATATTCACATAGAAGACTATATTACCAATAAAGAGCATTTAAAGATATTTAATGATAGTAAGCCGTACCAAGGAATTATTGAACAAGCAAAGGTTCATGCTTGTGGGTTCTTCTTATTCAATGGAAATCTTGAAGAACAAGATGTTATCGGATATGGAGATATTCGTTATGAGATAGGGTTAATAAGGTGTCATTCTGAAAGCACTGGAAAATCCACTGTTGTAGCGAATATCGAGGGAGGTTTGCTTGATTCATATGGTTATGTAAAAGATGATTTTCTTATCGTAGATGTCGTAGGGATTATTCATAAATTATATGAGAGTATCGGAAGAAAAGTGCCAACGGTTGCAGAGTTGCGGAAGATGGTTTCTGAAGATGAAAAGGTTTGGAAGCTATATGAAATCGGAGCTACTTGTTGTCTAAATCAGTGTGAGAAAGCAAGCACCACAAAGAAAGTAATGAAGTTCAAACCTAAGAATATCAAAGAATTGGCTGCATTTATTGCAGGTATTCGCCCGGGATTTAAGTCCCTAATTGATGGTTTCCTAAATAGGATTGATTATAGCAACGGAGAAAAAGCTATCGATAAACTCCTAGAAGATTGTTTTCACTATATGCTGTATCAAGAAGCAGTTATGAAAATCTTCTCTTATCTAGGTATTCCGATGAAGGATAGTTATGACACCATCAAGAAAATCAGTAAGAAGAAGTTAAAAGGCGAAGCACTTGCAAAAGTCGAGACTAGCCTAAAAGAACATTGGTTGCAAAATATCGGAAATCTGGATAATTTCGAGCCAGTGTATAAAGTTATCAAAGATAGTGCCAGATATAGTTTTAATGCTCCTCATGCTTTGGCTATGGCAAATGATTCTCTCTATGAAGCATGGCCTAAAGCTCATTATCTTTCTAAATTCTATGAAGTGACATTAAATCATTATCAGGATAAGGGGGATAAGAATAAAGTAGCTGCCTTAACAAAAGAAGCTATGACAATGTTTGGGTATACTATGGGAACATATGAGTATGGTAAAGACAACACTAAATTCACGGTTGATGATGAAAGCAAGATTATTTATCCTAATCTGTCCAGTGTTAAGGGGATAGGAGAAAAAGCCGTTCGTGCAATTATGGATATTTATGAACAGGGGGTAGATGATTTTGTTGATATTTACGTATCCATTAAAGGTACAAATATAAATGTGACGGTATTTAAAGACTTAGTAAAGATAGGTTATTTTAATAAATTCGGTTCTATTAAAAAACTTCTTACCATTACTGGAATAGTTGATTATTGGAAGGGAAGTGAAGGAAAGGGAAGAAAAACTGTAAAGAAGGCAGAAATTCCCGATCTCCATATTGACGAAGAAATAGTCAAAAAATATGCCACAGACAGATTGGCTTCTGGAAAAATTAGCGACGCACAATACAGTAACTTGAACTGGGTTGGGCTATGTAAGGAACTGGCGAGTTACATTGACGAGGAGGAGTTTGGTGTAATTCAGCTTGTGAAATTCCAGTATGAAGTGTTGGGTTACGTTGATTATGTAGATGATACTCTTGAATGGAGATATGTAGTAATTACAGATATAAACACGACATATTCGCCTAAATTCAACGCTTATAGTATTGGCAAAGGTAAGACCACCGAAATGAAGATACATAAGACCATAAACAAAAGAGATAAAGCAATAAAGACGAGTTTTAATGAAATACCTGTTCAAGATGGAGACATTATTTACATAAAGGATGTTAAAAAACAGCCTAAAAAACAAAAGGTTAATGACGAGTGGCAAATAGTCCCCGATGTTTACGAATGGTGGATTAAAGATTATATAAAAATGGCATAGGACGGTGAATCGTATTAAAAATTATTACACAGATAAGAAATACAAGGAACTTTTATCTCACATGGTTATACTCTGCGATACGAAAGAAAAGAGCAATGAAAATATAATAAAATATTTTGATGAAAATGGAATTGCGTATAAAAAACGTTCTCTTAAAACAGGCGATTATTCAATTATGGTAGAGGCTTGCCCGGAGTTGGGGTTTCTTATAGACACATATTTTACCGATGAATTGGTGATTGAGCGTAAAAACGGATTAAAGGAACTGGCTGGTAATTTGTCGAACAATCAAGATGATGACCGATTTATGAAGGAATTAAACAGAATGATTAATGTCTCAAACGTTTATCTTGTGGTAGAGAACGATAGACTGGACGATATTATGGAACACAATTACGATTCCAAATATAATGAAGATTCGTTTTTGAGAACA is a genomic window of Lacrimispora sphenoides containing:
- a CDS encoding PHP domain-containing protein, with protein sequence MSLLEDAKKAVGRLNFKFPYALETWINDMNMLMENYHKHTTWSDLIQIDSATDIHEFMEHSNSYGCQCYFSGEHGYPGEWLYVYDVCKNSQDVEYRKKHKLSKEIKFRYSAEVYWVKDINEINREEYVDKKGKTQVSEKRDKTNCHMVIVARTYHAMRKLNYIISCAHGEGFYAKPRIDLNMLFQLDKDDVYITSACVAGWKYENAEDIWLKIWEHFGDNFFLEYQTHNTMPQKLLNDRIYKMSKKYGIQTIVGLDTHYINEEDRIKRENLLQRKGQHYDDEEGWYMDFPIGKETYRRLIEQAVLPSEEIVYAMMNTHVFIDGCEELTYKTNFKIPIAPMYEQYNYDERVKILKDILYEKYGEEDIDHRTKDREEGMLYEHGEIESSGTTDYFLTNYELVKLAVNKYGGQLTTTSRGSASSYYSSKLLGFTTMDRFESEVPIYPERFITKDRILSSHQMPDIDFNVSNQEPFVFAGRELVGEHGCYPLLAVGKLGEKSGFKLYADIKGLEPSVANEITSSIDQYNEALKQVDDEEDKKDIHIEDYITNKEHLKIFNDSKPYQGIIEQAKVHACGFFLFNGNLEEQDVIGYGDIRYEIGLIRCHSESTGKSTVVANIEGGLLDSYGYVKDDFLIVDVVGIIHKLYESIGRKVPTVAELRKMVSEDEKVWKLYEIGATCCLNQCEKASTTKKVMKFKPKNIKELAAFIAGIRPGFKSLIDGFLNRIDYSNGEKAIDKLLEDCFHYMLYQEAVMKIFSYLGIPMKDSYDTIKKISKKKLKGEALAKVETSLKEHWLQNIGNLDNFEPVYKVIKDSARYSFNAPHALAMANDSLYEAWPKAHYLSKFYEVTLNHYQDKGDKNKVAALTKEAMTMFGYTMGTYEYGKDNTKFTVDDESKIIYPNLSSVKGIGEKAVRAIMDIYEQGVDDFVDIYVSIKGTNINVTVFKDLVKIGYFNKFGSIKKLLTITGIVDYWKGSEGKGRKTVKKAEIPDLHIDEEIVKKYATDRLASGKISDAQYSNLNWVGLCKELASYIDEEEFGVIQLVKFQYEVLGYVDYVDDTLEWRYVVITDINTTYSPKFNAYSIGKGKTTEMKIHKTINKRDKAIKTSFNEIPVQDGDIIYIKDVKKQPKKQKVNDEWQIVPDVYEWWIKDYIKMA
- a CDS encoding ERCC4 domain-containing protein gives rise to the protein MNRIKNYYTDKKYKELLSHMVILCDTKEKSNENIIKYFDENGIAYKKRSLKTGDYSIMVEACPELGFLIDTYFTDELVIERKNGLKELAGNLSNNQDDDRFMKELNRMINVSNVYLVVENDRLDDIMEHNYDSKYNEDSFLRTLLTWQKRSNFYLNFVNRENMGKFIYEICKNCLDNSILK